A genomic segment from Bradyrhizobium sp. CB1015 encodes:
- a CDS encoding enoyl-CoA hydratase/isomerase yields the protein MQFKHVTLDFDGSVAILKLDHQEVMNAVSVDMLGGLAEALDTIEEKKGEVRCVVLTGAGRAFCTGANLQGRNNQSKKTKAGLTLETGFHPFLRRIRNLHCPFITAVNGPAAGAGMSFALLGDMILCARSSYFLQAFRRIGLVPDCGSTWLLPRLVGRARSIELSLMGERLPAEKALEWGLVNRVYDDGVLMEEAMKLARDLASGPTVALSLIRKLYWDSPENSFEDQLNLEFQCQLRAGDTEDFREGVGAFLEKRPAQFKGK from the coding sequence ATGCAGTTCAAACACGTCACGCTCGACTTCGATGGCTCGGTCGCGATCCTCAAGCTCGACCATCAGGAGGTGATGAACGCGGTCTCCGTGGACATGCTGGGGGGCCTTGCCGAAGCGCTCGATACGATCGAGGAGAAGAAGGGCGAGGTGCGCTGCGTGGTGCTGACCGGCGCGGGGCGGGCGTTCTGCACGGGGGCCAATCTGCAAGGCCGCAACAACCAGTCGAAGAAGACCAAGGCCGGCCTGACGCTGGAGACCGGCTTTCATCCCTTCCTGCGCCGCATCCGCAATCTGCACTGCCCATTCATCACCGCGGTCAATGGCCCGGCCGCCGGCGCCGGCATGAGCTTCGCGCTGCTCGGCGACATGATTTTATGCGCGCGCTCGTCCTACTTTCTTCAAGCCTTCCGTCGTATCGGGCTCGTGCCGGATTGCGGCTCGACCTGGCTGCTGCCACGGCTCGTCGGCCGCGCGCGCTCGATCGAATTGTCGCTGATGGGCGAGCGGCTGCCGGCCGAGAAGGCGCTGGAATGGGGCCTTGTCAACCGCGTCTACGATGACGGTGTGCTGATGGAGGAGGCGATGAAGCTGGCCCGCGATCTCGCCAGCGGCCCGACCGTGGCGCTGTCCCTGATCCGCAAGCTCTATTGGGACAGCCCGGAGAACTCCTTCGAGGATCAGCTCAATCTGGAATTCCAGTGCCAGCTCCGCGCCGGCGACACCGAGGATTTCCGCGAGGGCGTCGGCGCGTTCCTCGAGAAGCGGCCCGCGCAGTTCAAGGGCAAATGA
- a CDS encoding phosphotransferase family protein, with product MIEAALSRSVRRWCAGATGATGAAKLSGGASQETWRFDIVHPDGVIGAILRRSPKGHGAAPTRAAGLAAEAQLMQLAYEAGVPSPRVMHVLVPEDDLGTGFIMQRVEGETIARKILRDEEYAAARPHLARQIGGILAGLHRLPQDRLPQLRSRGATQEIAEFERDYRSLNWPKPVFELALRWLRDHDPGPATETTLVHGDFRNGNLIIGADGVRAVLDWELAHLGDPMEDLGWVCVNSWRFGEIDKPVGGFGSREELFAGYEAAGRKVDPERVKFWEVMGTLRWGIMCGGMMQRFREGPDHSMERAMIGRRASETEIDLLRLLAPRGS from the coding sequence ATGATCGAGGCGGCGCTTTCACGCAGCGTCCGGCGCTGGTGCGCAGGGGCGACCGGCGCGACCGGTGCGGCAAAGCTCTCCGGCGGCGCCAGCCAGGAAACCTGGCGCTTCGACATCGTGCATCCCGATGGCGTGATCGGCGCGATCCTGCGCCGCTCGCCAAAGGGCCATGGCGCCGCGCCAACGCGCGCGGCCGGCCTTGCCGCTGAAGCGCAGCTGATGCAGCTCGCTTATGAAGCCGGCGTGCCGTCGCCGCGCGTGATGCATGTGCTGGTACCAGAAGACGATCTCGGCACCGGCTTCATCATGCAGCGGGTCGAGGGCGAGACCATCGCACGCAAGATTCTCCGCGATGAAGAGTACGCGGCGGCGCGGCCGCATCTGGCGCGGCAGATCGGCGGCATTCTCGCAGGTCTTCATCGCCTGCCGCAGGACAGATTGCCTCAGCTGCGCAGCCGGGGCGCGACCCAGGAGATCGCCGAGTTCGAGCGCGACTATCGCAGCCTGAACTGGCCCAAGCCCGTGTTCGAGCTGGCGCTGCGCTGGCTGCGCGACCACGATCCCGGCCCCGCGACCGAGACTACGCTGGTGCACGGCGATTTCCGCAACGGCAATCTCATCATCGGCGCCGACGGCGTCCGCGCCGTGCTCGACTGGGAGCTCGCCCATCTCGGCGATCCCATGGAGGATCTCGGCTGGGTCTGCGTCAACTCCTGGCGCTTCGGCGAGATCGACAAGCCCGTCGGCGGCTTTGGCTCGCGCGAGGAGCTGTTCGCCGGTTACGAGGCTGCGGGCCGCAAGGTCGACCCCGAACGGGTGAAATTCTGGGAAGTGATGGGCACGCTGCGCTGGGGCATCATGTGCGGCGGCATGATGCAGCGTTTTCGCGAGGGACCTGATCATTCCATGGAGCGCGCCATGATCGGCCGCCGCGCCAGCGAGACCGAGATCGATCTGTTGCGCCTCCTGGCGCCGCGCGGGAGCTGA
- a CDS encoding DUF6285 domain-containing protein: MQDEPTPTELTKSVADFLRNDITPLISGHQAFKLRVAINILDLVTRQLTREAGSDAEEVERLRTLLDIDGSVMELNRALAERIAKGEIDLATPGLAEHLWATTMDKLAVDQPNYASYKRELGRAEA, translated from the coding sequence ATGCAGGACGAGCCGACCCCGACCGAGTTGACCAAATCGGTCGCCGATTTCCTCCGCAACGACATCACGCCGCTGATCTCCGGCCACCAGGCTTTCAAGCTGCGCGTCGCCATCAACATCCTCGATCTCGTCACGCGGCAGCTGACGCGCGAGGCGGGGAGCGATGCGGAGGAGGTGGAGCGCCTGCGCACGCTGCTCGACATCGACGGCTCGGTCATGGAGCTCAACCGCGCGCTCGCCGAGCGGATCGCCAAGGGTGAGATTGATCTGGCGACGCCCGGTCTCGCCGAGCATCTGTGGGCGACCACGATGGATAAGCTCGCGGTGGATCAGCCGAACTATGCGTCCTACAAGCGGGAGCTGGGGCGAGCGGAAGCGTAG
- a CDS encoding enoyl-CoA hydratase-related protein: protein MELKFSKVERKGPITIVTLSRPEVYNALHTDAHFELQKVFDDFSGDPEQWIAIVTGSGDKAFCAGNDLKWQAAGGKRGWDKGGFAGLTSRFDCDKPIIAAVNGVAMGGGFEIALACDLIIAAENATFALPEPRVGLAALAGGLHRLPRQIGLKRAMGMILTARHVSAKEGLELGFVNEVVPQGEALAGALRWAEMIAKNSPMSIRASKQAIQKGLGVSLEQAIAEQRDYPAVQAMVASQDYIEGPKAFSEKRPPKWVGK from the coding sequence ATGGAGCTGAAATTTTCCAAGGTGGAACGCAAGGGGCCGATCACGATCGTGACGCTGTCGCGGCCCGAGGTCTACAACGCGCTGCACACTGACGCGCATTTCGAATTGCAGAAAGTGTTCGATGATTTCTCCGGAGATCCCGAGCAGTGGATCGCAATCGTCACCGGCAGCGGCGACAAGGCGTTCTGCGCCGGCAACGATTTGAAGTGGCAGGCGGCGGGAGGAAAACGCGGCTGGGACAAGGGCGGCTTTGCCGGCCTCACCTCACGCTTCGACTGCGACAAGCCGATCATTGCGGCGGTGAACGGCGTCGCCATGGGCGGCGGCTTCGAGATTGCGCTCGCCTGCGACCTCATCATCGCCGCGGAGAACGCAACCTTCGCGCTGCCCGAGCCGCGCGTTGGCCTTGCCGCGCTCGCCGGCGGCCTGCACCGCCTGCCGCGCCAGATCGGGCTGAAGCGCGCCATGGGCATGATCCTCACCGCGCGCCATGTCAGCGCCAAGGAAGGTCTTGAGCTCGGCTTCGTCAACGAGGTGGTGCCGCAGGGCGAGGCGCTTGCGGGCGCCTTGCGCTGGGCGGAGATGATCGCCAAGAATTCGCCGATGTCGATCCGGGCGTCGAAGCAGGCGATCCAGAAGGGGCTCGGCGTGTCGCTGGAGCAGGCCATCGCTGAGCAGCGCGATTACCCGGCCGTGCAGGCGATGGTCGCCTCGCAGGACTACATCGAGGGCCCGAAGGCGTTTTCCGAGAAGCGACCGCCGAAATGGGTGGGGAAGTAG
- a CDS encoding acyl-CoA dehydrogenase family protein, with translation MDFSLPADLVAYLGELDRFIAREIKPLEQADDNIRFFDHRREWARTDFENGGLPRHEWEALLRKAKDLADAAGHLRFPVPKQYGGKDGSNLWMAVIREHFAAKGLGLHNDLQNEHSIVGNFPVVTMLDRYGRDDQKAMIDGSIRGKYRITFGLTEPHHGSDATHMETRAAPATRDNVKGWIINGEKMWTTGMHVATHCALFARTSGNDGDARGITCFLVPAKSPGVKVEEYMWTFNMPTDHPRVSFTDVFVPEDALFGEVGRGLSLAQCFVHQNRIRQAASSLGAAVYCINESVKYARERKPFGKALAENQAIQFPLVELATQAEMLRLLIRKTAWEMDQLDEEQIERTLSDRVSMCNYWANRLCCESADRAMQVHGGMGYSRHKPFEHIYRHHRRYRITEGSEEIQMRKVAGFLFGYMGPGKR, from the coding sequence GTGGATTTCTCATTGCCTGCCGACCTCGTCGCCTATCTCGGAGAGCTCGACCGTTTCATCGCGCGCGAGATCAAGCCGCTGGAACAGGCCGACGATAACATCCGCTTCTTCGACCATCGCCGCGAATGGGCGCGCACCGATTTCGAGAATGGCGGCCTGCCGCGCCACGAATGGGAGGCGCTGCTGCGCAAGGCCAAGGATCTCGCCGACGCCGCCGGGCATCTGCGCTTTCCGGTGCCGAAGCAATATGGCGGCAAGGACGGCTCCAATCTCTGGATGGCCGTGATCCGCGAGCATTTTGCCGCCAAAGGCCTCGGCCTGCACAACGATCTCCAGAACGAGCATTCGATCGTCGGCAACTTTCCGGTCGTCACCATGCTCGACCGCTACGGCCGCGACGATCAGAAGGCGATGATCGACGGCTCGATCAGGGGCAAGTATCGCATCACCTTTGGCCTGACGGAGCCGCATCATGGCTCGGACGCCACCCACATGGAGACGCGCGCGGCGCCCGCGACCCGCGACAACGTCAAGGGCTGGATCATCAACGGCGAGAAGATGTGGACCACCGGCATGCACGTTGCCACGCACTGCGCGCTGTTCGCGCGCACCAGCGGCAATGACGGCGACGCCCGCGGCATCACCTGCTTCCTGGTGCCGGCCAAGAGTCCCGGTGTCAAGGTCGAGGAATACATGTGGACCTTCAACATGCCGACCGACCACCCGCGCGTCAGCTTCACCGACGTGTTCGTGCCGGAGGATGCGCTGTTCGGCGAAGTCGGCCGCGGCCTGTCGCTGGCGCAATGTTTTGTCCACCAGAACCGCATCCGGCAGGCGGCAAGCTCGCTCGGCGCGGCGGTCTACTGCATCAACGAGAGCGTGAAATATGCGCGCGAGCGCAAACCCTTCGGCAAGGCGCTTGCCGAGAACCAGGCGATCCAGTTTCCGCTGGTCGAGCTCGCCACGCAGGCCGAGATGCTGCGCCTCTTGATCCGCAAGACCGCCTGGGAGATGGACCAGCTCGATGAGGAGCAGATCGAGCGCACGCTGTCCGACCGTGTCTCCATGTGCAATTACTGGGCAAACCGTCTCTGCTGCGAATCCGCCGACCGCGCCATGCAGGTCCACGGCGGCATGGGCTATTCACGCCACAAGCCGTTCGAGCACATCTATCGCCACCATCGACGTTATCGGATCACCGAAGGCAGCGAGGAGATCCAGATGCGGAAAGTGGCGGGGTTCTTGTTCGGGTATATGGGGCCGGGGAAGCGTTGA
- a CDS encoding SDR family oxidoreductase, with translation MFKENLLAGRRILVTGGGTGLGKSMAARFLQLGAELHICGRRKIVCDETATELMDRYGGRVTSHGVDIRNALAVEEMVETIFRDGPLTDLINNAAGNFISRTEELSPRGFDAVANIVMHGTFYVTHAIGKRWIVLKQPGNVVSITTTWVRNGSPYVVPSAMSKSAIHAMTMSLAAEWGRYGIRLNTIAPGEIPTEGMSKRIKPGDEAGARTKAMNPMGRVGTMEELQNVAVFLISGGCDWINGETIAMDGAQALAMGGNFYQLRDWSDDDWKTARESIMAQNEKDRAKRG, from the coding sequence ATGTTCAAGGAAAATCTTCTGGCCGGCCGGCGCATTCTCGTGACCGGCGGCGGCACCGGTCTCGGCAAGTCGATGGCGGCGCGCTTCCTCCAGCTCGGCGCCGAGCTGCACATCTGCGGCCGGCGCAAGATCGTGTGCGACGAGACCGCGACCGAGCTGATGGATCGCTACGGCGGCCGCGTCACCAGCCACGGCGTCGACATCCGCAATGCGCTCGCGGTCGAGGAGATGGTCGAGACCATCTTCCGCGATGGTCCCCTCACCGATCTCATCAACAATGCCGCCGGCAATTTCATCTCGCGCACCGAGGAGCTCTCGCCGCGCGGCTTCGATGCGGTCGCCAACATCGTCATGCACGGCACGTTCTACGTGACCCACGCGATCGGCAAGCGCTGGATCGTATTGAAGCAGCCCGGCAACGTCGTCTCGATCACCACGACCTGGGTGCGCAACGGCTCGCCTTACGTGGTGCCATCGGCGATGAGCAAGTCGGCGATCCACGCCATGACGATGTCGCTCGCGGCCGAATGGGGCCGCTACGGCATCCGCCTCAACACCATCGCGCCGGGCGAGATCCCGACCGAGGGCATGAGCAAGCGCATCAAGCCCGGCGACGAAGCCGGCGCGCGCACCAAGGCGATGAACCCGATGGGCCGCGTCGGCACCATGGAGGAGCTGCAGAACGTTGCCGTGTTCCTGATCTCCGGCGGCTGCGACTGGATCAACGGCGAGACCATCGCCATGGACGGCGCGCAGGCACTCGCCATGGGCGGCAATTTCTACCAGCTCCGCGACTGGAGCGACGACGACTGGAAGACCGCGCGCGAGAGCATCATGGCGCAGAACGAGAAGGACCGGGCGAAGCGGGGGTGA
- a CDS encoding crotonase/enoyl-CoA hydratase family protein, whose protein sequence is MEDRVSISISEGVADVRLVRADKMNALDQPMFEALVAATDRLSKEKGVRAVVLSGEGRAFCAGLDMGRFAAMKEKGGNGIPGGENRDLTVRTYGKANFAQQAVWGWRQLPMPVIAAVHGVAFGGGFQLSLGADMRFLSSDARMSIMEIKWGLVPDMAGTPILASLVRDDILRDLTYTGRIFSAQEAMAYGLATRICDDPRAAALDVAREIAGKSPDAIRAAKRMLNNLSVDPGPALLAESVEQQKLIGSPNQTEAVRANLEKRAPNFAD, encoded by the coding sequence ATGGAAGATCGCGTCTCGATCTCGATCTCGGAAGGCGTCGCCGACGTGCGCCTGGTGCGCGCCGACAAGATGAACGCGCTGGATCAGCCCATGTTCGAGGCGCTCGTCGCCGCAACCGACCGGCTTTCGAAGGAAAAAGGCGTGCGTGCCGTCGTGCTCTCGGGCGAAGGCCGCGCCTTCTGCGCCGGGCTGGACATGGGACGTTTTGCCGCCATGAAGGAGAAGGGCGGCAACGGAATTCCGGGTGGCGAAAATCGCGATCTCACGGTGCGCACCTATGGCAAGGCCAACTTCGCGCAACAGGCGGTGTGGGGCTGGCGTCAGCTTCCGATGCCCGTGATCGCGGCCGTGCATGGCGTCGCCTTCGGCGGCGGCTTTCAGCTCTCGCTCGGCGCCGACATGCGCTTTCTCAGCTCGGATGCGCGGATGTCGATCATGGAGATCAAATGGGGCCTCGTGCCCGACATGGCGGGCACGCCGATCCTGGCCTCGCTGGTGCGCGACGACATCCTGCGCGATCTCACCTACACCGGCCGCATCTTCTCCGCGCAGGAGGCGATGGCTTACGGCCTTGCCACGCGCATCTGCGACGATCCGCGTGCTGCGGCGCTGGACGTCGCGCGCGAGATCGCAGGGAAAAGCCCGGATGCGATCCGCGCGGCCAAGCGGATGCTGAACAATCTCTCGGTCGATCCGGGCCCGGCGCTGCTCGCCGAATCCGTCGAGCAGCAGAAGCTGATCGGCAGCCCCAACCAGACCGAGGCGGTCCGCGCCAACCTGGAGAAGCGCGCGCCGAATTTTGCGGATTAA
- a CDS encoding acyl-CoA synthetase → MSQTSPFLGIVSGDRRRGHTEIAARADRIASGLAKIGVRQGDSVCMLMRNDIAFLEAAYAAMRLGAYGVPINWHFKPEEITYILKDSGTAVLIAHADMLHGLRDAIPEGVAVLSVPTPPEILSNYKIDPDHLATPSFAIDFEAWLAQHPPYDGPVVPQPMNMIYTSGTTGHPKGVRRNAPTPEQQAAGERMRAMIYGLKLGARALLPGPLYHSAPNSFGIRAGKLGGVLVLMPRFEAEEFLQAIERYKIDTIFMVPTMFIRLMKLPEEVREKYDVSSLRHVIHAAAPCPAEVKRAMIEWWGPVIYEFYGSTESSAVTFATSEDALKKPGTVGRISPGAELRFIGEDGRVLGVGEIGEIYSRMAEMADFTYHNKPEKRAEIDRDGFITSGDVGYIDEDGYVFICDRKRDMVISGGVNIYPAEIESVLHAVSGVHDCAVFGIPDAEFGEALMAVVEPQPGITLAASDVRAALKAHLADYKVPKHIEIRSDLPREDSGKIFKRRLRDPYWEQAGRKI, encoded by the coding sequence ATGAGCCAAACGTCCCCCTTCCTCGGCATCGTCTCCGGCGACCGCCGCCGTGGCCACACCGAAATCGCAGCCCGCGCCGACCGCATCGCAAGCGGCCTCGCCAAAATCGGCGTCCGCCAAGGCGATAGCGTCTGCATGCTGATGCGCAACGACATCGCCTTCCTCGAAGCCGCCTACGCCGCGATGCGGCTGGGCGCCTATGGCGTGCCGATCAACTGGCACTTCAAGCCGGAGGAGATCACCTACATCCTGAAGGATTCCGGCACCGCAGTCCTGATCGCCCATGCCGACATGCTGCATGGTTTGCGCGATGCGATCCCTGAGGGAGTCGCTGTGCTCAGCGTGCCGACGCCGCCGGAGATCCTGTCCAACTACAAGATCGATCCGGATCATCTGGCGACGCCGAGCTTCGCGATCGACTTCGAAGCCTGGCTCGCGCAACATCCGCCCTATGACGGCCCGGTCGTGCCGCAGCCCATGAACATGATCTACACATCGGGCACCACGGGTCATCCCAAGGGCGTCCGCCGCAACGCGCCGACGCCGGAGCAGCAGGCCGCCGGCGAGCGCATGCGCGCGATGATCTATGGGCTCAAGCTAGGCGCCCGCGCGCTGCTGCCGGGCCCGCTTTATCATTCCGCACCGAACTCGTTCGGCATCCGTGCCGGCAAGCTCGGCGGCGTGCTGGTGCTGATGCCGCGCTTCGAGGCGGAGGAATTCCTGCAGGCGATCGAGCGCTACAAAATCGACACCATCTTCATGGTGCCGACCATGTTCATCCGCCTGATGAAGCTGCCCGAGGAGGTGCGCGAGAAATACGACGTCTCCTCGCTCCGCCACGTCATCCATGCCGCCGCGCCGTGCCCGGCCGAGGTCAAGCGCGCCATGATCGAATGGTGGGGGCCGGTGATCTACGAATTCTACGGCTCGACCGAATCCAGCGCCGTGACCTTTGCGACCTCCGAGGACGCGCTGAAGAAGCCCGGGACTGTCGGCAGGATCTCGCCGGGCGCCGAGCTGCGCTTCATCGGCGAGGACGGTCGCGTGCTCGGCGTCGGCGAGATCGGCGAGATCTATTCCCGCATGGCTGAGATGGCCGACTTCACCTATCACAACAAGCCGGAGAAGCGCGCCGAGATCGACCGCGACGGCTTCATCACCTCCGGCGACGTCGGCTATATCGATGAAGACGGCTACGTCTTCATCTGTGACCGCAAGCGCGACATGGTGATCTCGGGCGGCGTCAACATCTATCCGGCCGAGATCGAATCCGTGCTGCACGCCGTATCAGGCGTGCATGATTGCGCCGTGTTCGGCATCCCCGACGCCGAGTTCGGCGAAGCGCTGATGGCGGTGGTGGAGCCGCAACCCGGGATCACGCTCGCTGCCTCCGATGTCCGCGCCGCGCTGAAGGCGCATCTGGCCGATTACAAGGTGCCCAAGCACATCGAGATCCGCAGCGACCTGCCGCGCGAAGATTCCGGAAAAATCTTCAAGCGCCGCCTGCGCGATCCCTATTGGGAGCAGGCGGGCCGGAAGATCTAG
- a CDS encoding YccF domain-containing protein has translation MAPVSILLNILWILIGGAWMAFGWLIAAIVMAITIIGLPWARAAFNIAVYTLLPFGSKAVSRYDVTGVEDIGTGPLGVIGNIIWFVLAGWWLALGHLLTALVLAVTIIGIPFAWAHLKLAGIALWPIGKVIVPA, from the coding sequence ATGGCGCCCGTTTCCATCCTGCTCAACATCCTCTGGATCCTCATCGGCGGCGCCTGGATGGCGTTCGGCTGGTTGATCGCCGCGATCGTCATGGCGATCACCATCATCGGCCTGCCCTGGGCGCGGGCGGCGTTCAACATCGCCGTCTACACGCTGCTGCCGTTCGGCTCGAAGGCGGTCAGCCGCTACGACGTTACCGGCGTTGAGGATATCGGCACCGGCCCGCTCGGGGTGATCGGCAACATCATCTGGTTCGTGCTCGCCGGCTGGTGGCTGGCGCTCGGTCACCTCCTGACCGCCCTCGTGCTCGCGGTCACCATCATCGGCATCCCCTTCGCCTGGGCCCATCTGAAGCTCGCCGGCATCGCGCTCTGGCCGATCGGCAAGGTGATCGTGCCGGCGTAG
- a CDS encoding GNAT family N-acetyltransferase, with the protein MDIRDAKIEDAEAACLIMRRSIAELCEADHKNDTTILERWLGNKTPEIFASWISQPGNSLLVAVEDNRILAVGSVTDAGQITLNYVSPDVRFRGISRALLRALEARALERGNARCSLTSTETALRFYRSNGYTADGQPVGKFGTSSGYPMSKTLVTHRR; encoded by the coding sequence ATGGACATTCGGGACGCCAAGATTGAGGACGCAGAAGCCGCCTGCCTCATTATGAGGCGGTCGATTGCAGAACTGTGCGAGGCTGATCACAAGAACGATACCACCATCCTGGAGCGGTGGTTAGGAAACAAGACCCCTGAGATTTTCGCTTCCTGGATCAGTCAGCCGGGAAATTCGCTGCTAGTGGCGGTTGAGGACAACAGGATTCTTGCCGTGGGTTCGGTTACTGACGCCGGCCAAATCACTCTGAACTACGTTTCTCCCGACGTGAGATTTCGCGGCATCAGTCGTGCATTGCTTCGGGCGCTCGAAGCACGAGCGCTGGAGCGAGGCAACGCGCGCTGCAGCCTGACCAGCACCGAAACCGCCCTTCGATTTTATCGCTCCAACGGCTATACGGCGGACGGCCAGCCCGTCGGGAAATTCGGTACCAGCTCCGGCTACCCGATGTCGAAGACGCTCGTTACGCATAGACGTTGA
- a CDS encoding TRAP transporter large permease subunit, with translation MLLVLLGAIFIGVPISFTLLFLAFTFGYWGMGATVFELGYFQTIGMMKEELLAAVPLFIFMGFITEQAGLMERLFTAFRMLLAPVRGALFLVVILTSTVFAMATGIVGAAVTVLGIMASPIMTKAGYDAKLSAGTITAGGTLGILIPPSVMLIVMGPVLGVSVADLYAAAFGPGFLLAGIYIAYLMGRSFINPKLGPPVPKDERIYSAGYIAREVVVGTLPLLGLITATLGSIIGGLATPTEAAGIGSVGALILAIAYGRFSFSGLQRAMTSTMGTSSMVLLLAVTSNIFGAVFARLGSANWITETMLGLQLPPSLMLIVVLFLVFLLGWPFEWPAIILVFLPIFYPVVKGMGIDLIWFGALVAVVLQTAFLSPPVAMSAYYLKQVVKGWSLRTIYAGMFQFMVLQLICVGLMIAFPGIATWFPHTLQEASRSQVIPEEYRKILEQQKQAPSLEDEDWLTPKKK, from the coding sequence ATGCTGCTGGTGCTGCTTGGCGCGATCTTCATCGGTGTGCCGATCTCGTTCACGTTGCTGTTTCTCGCCTTTACGTTCGGCTACTGGGGTATGGGCGCCACGGTCTTCGAGCTTGGTTACTTCCAGACCATCGGCATGATGAAGGAAGAACTCCTCGCCGCCGTGCCGCTGTTCATCTTCATGGGCTTCATCACCGAGCAGGCGGGACTCATGGAGCGCCTTTTTACGGCGTTCCGCATGCTGCTTGCGCCGGTGCGCGGCGCACTCTTCCTTGTCGTCATCCTGACCTCGACCGTGTTCGCGATGGCGACAGGCATCGTCGGCGCAGCCGTCACCGTTCTTGGCATCATGGCATCGCCGATCATGACGAAGGCGGGCTATGATGCCAAGCTTTCAGCGGGCACCATCACGGCGGGCGGCACGCTCGGTATTCTCATTCCTCCGTCGGTCATGCTGATCGTGATGGGGCCGGTGCTCGGGGTTTCGGTCGCCGATCTCTATGCTGCAGCCTTCGGACCGGGCTTTCTGCTGGCCGGCATCTACATCGCCTATCTGATGGGTCGCTCCTTCATCAATCCCAAGCTCGGGCCGCCAGTGCCAAAGGATGAGCGGATCTACTCCGCTGGATACATTGCGCGCGAGGTGGTCGTCGGCACGCTGCCGCTGCTCGGGCTCATCACGGCGACGCTCGGCTCGATCATCGGGGGGCTTGCGACGCCGACGGAGGCGGCCGGGATCGGCAGCGTCGGCGCACTGATCCTCGCCATCGCATATGGCAGGTTCTCGTTCAGCGGACTGCAGCGCGCCATGACCTCGACGATGGGGACGTCGAGCATGGTCCTGCTGCTGGCGGTCACGTCGAACATTTTCGGTGCGGTGTTCGCCCGCCTCGGCTCGGCGAACTGGATCACCGAGACGATGCTCGGCCTGCAGTTGCCGCCGAGCCTCATGCTGATTGTCGTGCTCTTTCTCGTTTTCCTGCTGGGGTGGCCGTTTGAGTGGCCGGCCATCATCCTGGTGTTTCTGCCGATCTTCTATCCCGTCGTGAAAGGCATGGGCATCGACCTCATATGGTTCGGAGCGTTGGTTGCGGTGGTGCTGCAGACCGCCTTCCTGTCGCCGCCCGTCGCCATGTCAGCGTACTATCTCAAGCAGGTGGTCAAGGGCTGGAGTCTCCGGACGATCTACGCTGGCATGTTCCAGTTCATGGTGCTGCAGCTGATCTGCGTTGGCCTGATGATTGCTTTCCCCGGCATTGCGACCTGGTTCCCACACACGCTGCAAGAGGCATCTCGCAGCCAGGTGATCCCCGAGGAGTACAGAAAAATCCTGGAACAGCAGAAACAAGCACCGTCCCTGGAAGACGAGGACTGGTTGACACCAAAAAAGAAGTAG
- a CDS encoding TRAP transporter small permease subunit — MAEITDRQSPALLAIIRVIDGFTDRTGTIISWLSVPLVLAVAYEVGARYLFNAPTIWAYDATYMLYGSLFMLGAAYALHKGAHIRTDFFWEKFSIRRKGWIDAISYVVFFFPSLIMLFLISWNEFHYAWLINETSDQTPWRPVLWPFKFVVPLACLLLLVQGVSELIKSIYMARTGVELEHKEKVEI; from the coding sequence ATGGCTGAGATAACAGACAGGCAGTCGCCGGCGCTATTGGCCATCATCAGGGTGATCGACGGCTTCACGGACCGGACCGGCACGATCATCTCGTGGCTCTCGGTGCCGCTGGTTCTCGCCGTCGCCTACGAGGTTGGCGCGCGTTACCTGTTCAACGCGCCGACCATATGGGCCTACGACGCAACCTACATGCTGTACGGCTCGCTCTTCATGCTTGGCGCCGCTTACGCGCTGCACAAGGGTGCTCATATCCGTACCGACTTCTTCTGGGAGAAGTTCTCGATCCGCAGGAAAGGCTGGATCGATGCGATCTCCTATGTCGTCTTCTTCTTCCCGAGCCTGATCATGCTGTTCCTGATCAGCTGGAACGAATTTCACTACGCCTGGCTGATCAACGAGACTTCGGATCAGACACCCTGGCGACCCGTGCTGTGGCCGTTCAAGTTCGTCGTGCCGCTCGCCTGCCTCCTGCTGCTGGTCCAGGGCGTGTCCGAGTTGATCAAGAGCATCTACATGGCGCGCACCGGCGTCGAACTGGAGCATAAGGAGAAGGTCGAGATATGA